In Geotalea uraniireducens, the genomic window GGTTTGCCCCAAAGGATGGGTGTGCCATGCCGTGCGGGCACCAGGTTCGAACGTTACGCTGGCGCCTGTTGCGCGTGCCGGCGCTTCAGCCTGGCCGAACAGTGGGTCGATGCGTACGGTACCGGTAAACCAGTCGGTTGGTCCCTTGATAGATGCCTGTGATCCGCTTCGTTTAATTTCCATGTTCAGTCTCCTTCTCAGACTCTACGGAGTCGTTTTCTGAAATTTCAAAAATTAGCGTATCTTTCACGTTCAATAATACCAGCCAGGGGCTATCCCCAATAGACCATTCCTATCGACTTTTTGCCTATTCATGCAAATGCGATATTTACCCTTCATCCTCGATGGTTTTGCTGGTATTGTTTAAATAACAGAACAATGGAGAATACCCATGAAAAAGCAGGAAATTGGCAGAAGCGAAACAACGTCTGACACGGCTGCCGTACGCAATACCCTGATCGCAGACATTGCCCGATGGGCCATAAATCGTGAAGAGTTCACAACGCCGATTCCGGGTTTGTTCTTTTATCACCACGACAACCCGACCGAACCAAGCTTTGGGTTGTATGACCCGAGCATCTGCCTGGTCGTACAAGGCGCAAAAACGGTTCACATTGAAAACGAGACATTTATCTATGATGCCAACAACTACCTGCTCACATCCGTGCATCTACCGACAACGTATCAGGTCATTTCAGCAAGCCCTGAAGAGCCTTACCTGGGGTTGGTGCTGAAGTTTGACATGAAAGAGTTGTCGCAATTGATGATCGACTGCAATGCACCGTCCCCGCACACCAAACAGATTGAGCATGGCATGGCAACAAGTGAAGTGACACTGCCTCTGCTCAGCCCTTTCCAAAGACTGGTCAGCCTGCTTGACGAACCCGAGAGCATTCCCATCCTCGCTCCTACTATCCACAAGGAGATCCTGTATCGTCTTCTCGTAGGTGAACAGGGGGCACGACTGCGCATGATCGCATCGGCAGGGAGCCGGAGCCACCAGGTTGCGCGGACGATTGATTGGCTGAAGGGGAACTTCTCGGAACAGTTACGAGTCGAGGATCTCGCCGACATGGCCCACATGAGTGCATCCAGCTTCCATAGCCACTTCCGGTCAATGACCTCCCTGAGCCCGCTTCAGTACCAGAAACACCTGCGCCTGCAAGAGGCACGGCGTCTCATGCTTGCCGAGCATCTTGACGCGACGACCGCCGCATTCCGGGTCGGCTATGAAAGCTCGTCACAATTCAGCCGTGAGTACAGCCGGCTGTTCGGCGCACCGCCTCTGCGTGATGTCGCGAAACTTCGCCAGGAATCGGTCGTGACTGTTAACTGATGCAAGACGATATAAATGAAGACATAAAAAATCCCCTTTAACCATTCACCCCCAAAGGGCTAGCTCATGACAGGAGCTGGCCCTTTTCTATTCAACTAATAACACAAGACAATGCAATTTGTAGGATTGTGCAAATATCAAGGAGTTCTGTGTATTTCATGCACTGCTATAACTAGCTAATATATCACCTGTAAATAAGGTACAGCACAGCATTGACAAGGAGATATGAAATGCAGGATTTCACTTTTTACAATCCCACGAGAATCGAGTTCGGCAAGGGGAAAGAGGCCAACATCGGACAATACGTCAATGGGTTTGGCGTCGGCAGCGTTCTGATCCTGTATGGGTCGGAGCGGATCAGGAAGGATGGGCTACTTGGACGTGTTGCGGCATCGCTTGAAGAGCAAGGGATCAGCTACGAAGCTCTGGGCGGCATTATCAGCAATCCCGTGATCAGTCTTGTTCGCGACGCCGTCAAGGTCATCAGGGAGCACAACCTGCAAGGTATCCTGGCCGTTGGCGGCGGTTCGGTGCTTGACTCCGCCAAGGCGATTGCGGCTGGGGCGAAATATGATGGCGACGTCTGGGATTTTTTTATCGGCAAAGCCGCCATAGGA contains:
- a CDS encoding AraC family transcriptional regulator yields the protein MKKQEIGRSETTSDTAAVRNTLIADIARWAINREEFTTPIPGLFFYHHDNPTEPSFGLYDPSICLVVQGAKTVHIENETFIYDANNYLLTSVHLPTTYQVISASPEEPYLGLVLKFDMKELSQLMIDCNAPSPHTKQIEHGMATSEVTLPLLSPFQRLVSLLDEPESIPILAPTIHKEILYRLLVGEQGARLRMIASAGSRSHQVARTIDWLKGNFSEQLRVEDLADMAHMSASSFHSHFRSMTSLSPLQYQKHLRLQEARRLMLAEHLDATTAAFRVGYESSSQFSREYSRLFGAPPLRDVAKLRQESVVTVN